A DNA window from Methylobacterium sp. NMS14P contains the following coding sequences:
- a CDS encoding NAD-dependent epimerase/dehydratase family protein: MSSNGQPILITGAAGFIGFHLAKRLLRAGRPIVGLDNLNIYYDPALKRARLAELETIGGFRLEIADLSDYERVQGLFAETAPTHVVHLAAQAGVRYSIENPRSYIASNVDGFLSILEACRRHPVAHLIYASSSSVYGANDKVPFLETDPVERPVSLYAATKRANELMAQTYAHLYAIPASGLRFFTVYGPWGRPDMAYYHFTKKIFEGGEIEVFNEGRMRRDFTYVEDVIEAMVRLLDSPPAPAGSPPHTVYNIGNHQPVELNVFIDTIAEAVGKPARKVYRPMQAGDVVQTYANVDKLAALVDFAPSTPLQVGIGRFVDWFRSYHHVQAS; this comes from the coding sequence ATGAGCAGCAACGGCCAGCCGATCCTCATCACCGGCGCAGCGGGGTTCATCGGCTTCCATCTCGCGAAGCGACTGCTCCGGGCGGGCCGGCCCATTGTGGGCCTGGATAATCTCAACATCTACTACGATCCGGCGCTGAAGCGCGCGCGGCTCGCCGAGCTCGAGACGATCGGCGGTTTCCGCCTGGAGATCGCCGACCTTTCTGATTACGAGCGCGTCCAAGGGCTGTTCGCCGAGACGGCACCGACCCACGTGGTGCACCTCGCCGCGCAGGCTGGCGTGCGCTACTCGATCGAGAACCCGCGGTCGTATATCGCCTCGAACGTCGACGGCTTTCTTTCGATCCTCGAAGCGTGCCGCCGGCACCCGGTCGCGCACCTGATCTACGCTTCCTCGAGCTCCGTCTACGGCGCGAACGACAAGGTGCCCTTCCTCGAGACCGACCCGGTGGAGCGCCCCGTCTCGCTCTACGCCGCCACGAAGCGGGCCAACGAGCTGATGGCGCAGACCTACGCGCATCTGTACGCGATCCCGGCTAGCGGCCTGCGCTTCTTCACGGTCTACGGCCCCTGGGGCCGGCCCGACATGGCCTACTATCATTTCACGAAGAAGATCTTCGAGGGCGGAGAAATCGAGGTCTTCAACGAAGGACGGATGCGTCGCGACTTCACCTATGTCGAAGACGTCATCGAAGCGATGGTCCGGCTGCTGGATTCCCCGCCGGCCCCGGCCGGATCCCCGCCTCACACCGTCTACAATATCGGCAATCATCAACCGGTTGAGCTGAACGTCTTCATCGACACGATCGCGGAGGCCGTGGGCAAGCCCGCGCGGAAGGTGTACCGCCCCATGCAGGCCGGCGATGTCGTGCAGACTTACGCGAATGTCGACAAACTTGCGGCTCTGGTCGACTTCGCGCCATCGACCCCCCTTCAAGTCGGCATCGGCCGTTTCGTCGACTGGTTCCGCTCCTACCACCATGTTCAGGCGTCTTGA
- a CDS encoding GSCFA domain-containing protein codes for MHTAESFEVVISPDILRKEEGHLWLYGISAGSEGKDATDPAYTRVDLFEDALKLGPADALHDDIRSRGGGRFSHWKSDLYFSTSDNSSPLTNGRTYTLRFTPRDPEDLALNNLLATAAQHDGESHRQRAAARDILLEILDQRPDIFASRSDVAASLIRTAAERCIYVGPLQQAVTLLRKLVMMTGSARDYALLSEALASSEGDLDESARCLEQAMRLDPDSYDTDANREAIRLARLGNEARRYGERPKKVARYPQTADFHGNLADLIVDHIAPELRAHPKFIGPATRFFTMGSCFARNLSDSLRKAGLSSQHLELTEHVNTTFANRAFVDWLRGADSEVGARFAELAPAGWSAASTLAAIATSDVFILTLGVAAAFFDRHTGAFALPRSSALSSRALANKYVFRTTTVQENVDNVAHLIDFVRSLNPNIKIVLTVSPVPLMASFEFESCVQADCLSKSTMRLVAHEIVSVIKPPNTIYWPSFEVFRWAGSNASTFFGADDGASTHVSDYAVSETIRAFGRLLGQSDLNF; via the coding sequence ATGCATACGGCCGAGTCCTTCGAAGTGGTGATCAGTCCCGACATATTGAGAAAGGAAGAGGGGCATCTCTGGTTATACGGCATCAGCGCCGGCTCTGAAGGAAAAGACGCGACAGATCCTGCATACACACGCGTCGACTTATTTGAAGATGCGCTCAAGTTGGGACCGGCGGACGCGCTGCACGACGACATCCGGAGCCGCGGCGGCGGCCGCTTCTCGCATTGGAAGTCAGATCTCTATTTTTCCACCTCCGACAATTCATCTCCCTTAACGAACGGCCGGACGTACACTTTACGGTTCACGCCGCGCGACCCGGAGGACTTGGCGTTAAACAATCTTCTCGCAACCGCGGCTCAACACGACGGTGAATCGCATCGGCAAAGAGCGGCCGCGCGCGACATATTATTGGAGATCCTAGATCAGAGGCCGGACATATTCGCGTCGCGGAGCGATGTTGCGGCGAGCCTGATCCGAACGGCGGCGGAACGTTGCATCTATGTCGGACCGCTTCAGCAAGCCGTCACGTTGTTGCGAAAACTCGTCATGATGACCGGTAGCGCACGCGATTACGCCTTGCTCAGCGAGGCCCTCGCCAGCTCGGAGGGCGATCTCGACGAGTCGGCGCGATGCTTGGAGCAGGCCATGCGGCTTGACCCCGATTCGTACGACACGGACGCGAATCGCGAGGCGATACGGCTTGCGCGGCTCGGAAACGAGGCTCGCCGCTACGGTGAGCGCCCGAAGAAGGTCGCTCGCTACCCCCAGACAGCCGATTTTCACGGCAATCTGGCCGATCTCATCGTCGACCACATCGCCCCGGAATTGCGCGCTCACCCCAAGTTCATCGGTCCGGCAACACGATTCTTCACGATGGGCTCGTGCTTTGCTCGAAACTTGTCGGACAGCCTGCGAAAGGCTGGATTGAGCAGCCAGCATCTTGAACTGACCGAGCACGTCAACACCACCTTCGCCAATCGCGCCTTCGTCGATTGGCTGCGCGGTGCCGACAGCGAGGTCGGCGCGCGATTTGCGGAACTGGCCCCCGCGGGCTGGAGCGCAGCGTCGACGCTCGCTGCGATTGCGACGAGCGACGTCTTCATCCTCACCCTCGGCGTGGCGGCGGCCTTCTTCGACAGGCACACCGGCGCCTTCGCCCTGCCGCGCAGCAGCGCACTGAGCTCCCGTGCCCTTGCGAACAAGTACGTCTTCCGAACCACCACGGTGCAGGAAAACGTCGACAATGTCGCTCACCTGATCGATTTCGTTCGAAGCTTGAACCCGAATATAAAGATCGTCCTCACGGTATCGCCGGTTCCGTTGATGGCCTCGTTCGAATTCGAGTCGTGCGTCCAAGCCGATTGTTTGTCGAAGAGCACGATGAGGCTGGTCGCCCACGAAATCGTCTCGGTCATAAAGCCGCCAAATACCATCTACTGGCCGTCGTTTGAGGTCTTTCGATGGGCCGGCTCCAACGCCAGCACATTCTTCGGTGCGGACGACGGCGCGTCTACCCATGTCAGTGACTATGCCGTGTCTGAGACGATCAGGGCTTTTGGCAGGCTCCTCGGGCAGTCCGATCTGAATTTCTGA
- a CDS encoding UDP-glucose dehydrogenase family protein: protein MRITMIGAGYVGLVSGACFADFGHHVTCVDHDARKIDDLCNARIPIFEPGLDQLVAANVRQNRLRFTTELKQAVAESDAVFIAVGTPSRRGDGYADLSYVYAAAKEIAAAIVGYTVVVTKSTVPVGTGDEVERIIRESRPDADVEVVSNPEFLREGAAIADFKRPDRIVVGTQDERAIAVMREIYRPLYLNQSPIVLSSRRTAELTKYAANAFLAVKITFINEIADLCERVGGDVQDVARGIGLDNRIGSKFLHPGPGYGGSCFPKDTLALVKTAQDAGSPLRIVETVVAANDQRKRAMARKVIEACGGTVRGRTIAVLGLTFKPNTDDMRDSPALAIITGLQDAGATVRAFDPEGMPNAKALMPDVDYVADPYSCADGADALVIVTEWDAFRALDLQAVKARLRSPVFVDLRNVYPPAEAERAGFSYTSIGRPGGEDKAGVRS, encoded by the coding sequence ATGCGCATCACCATGATCGGCGCGGGCTATGTCGGGCTCGTATCGGGCGCCTGCTTCGCCGATTTCGGCCATCACGTCACGTGCGTGGATCACGACGCCAGGAAGATCGATGACCTGTGCAATGCCCGCATTCCGATCTTCGAGCCCGGCCTCGATCAGCTCGTGGCCGCCAACGTCCGCCAGAACCGCCTGCGGTTCACGACCGAGCTGAAGCAGGCGGTCGCGGAGAGCGACGCGGTCTTCATCGCCGTCGGCACGCCGAGCCGCCGCGGCGACGGCTACGCGGACCTGTCCTACGTGTACGCTGCGGCGAAGGAGATCGCGGCCGCGATCGTCGGCTACACGGTGGTCGTTACGAAATCGACGGTGCCTGTCGGGACCGGCGACGAGGTGGAGCGCATCATCCGCGAGAGCCGGCCCGACGCGGACGTTGAGGTCGTCTCGAACCCCGAGTTCCTCCGGGAAGGAGCGGCGATCGCCGATTTCAAGCGCCCGGATCGCATCGTCGTCGGCACGCAGGACGAGCGCGCGATCGCCGTGATGCGAGAAATCTACCGGCCGCTCTACCTCAATCAGTCGCCGATCGTACTGTCGTCGCGGCGCACGGCCGAGCTCACGAAATACGCCGCCAACGCGTTCCTGGCGGTGAAGATCACCTTCATCAACGAGATCGCGGATCTGTGCGAGCGCGTCGGCGGGGACGTTCAGGACGTCGCGCGGGGCATCGGGCTAGACAACCGTATCGGCAGCAAGTTCCTGCATCCCGGACCGGGCTACGGCGGCTCCTGCTTCCCCAAGGACACGCTCGCCCTCGTCAAGACAGCGCAGGATGCCGGATCCCCCCTGCGGATCGTCGAGACCGTCGTGGCCGCCAACGACCAGCGTAAGCGGGCCATGGCTCGCAAGGTCATCGAGGCCTGCGGCGGCACGGTCCGCGGCCGGACCATCGCCGTCCTGGGCCTGACCTTCAAACCCAACACCGACGACATGCGCGACTCCCCAGCGCTCGCGATCATCACGGGCCTGCAGGATGCCGGCGCGACCGTGCGGGCCTTCGACCCCGAGGGCATGCCGAACGCCAAGGCGCTTATGCCGGACGTCGACTACGTGGCCGACCCCTATTCCTGCGCGGACGGGGCGGACGCACTCGTGATCGTGACCGAATGGGATGCGTTCCGCGCCCTTGACCTCCAAGCAGTCAAGGCACGCCTGCGCAGCCCCGTCTTCGTCGATCTGCGAAACGTCTATCCGCCCGCCGAAGCCGAGCGCGCGGGCTTCAGCTACACCTCTATCGGGCGCCCCGGAGGCGAAGACAAAGCGGGCGTACGGTCATGA